The genomic DNA AAATAATTGACTTATTTGAACCTTACGGACATGGATTTAGAGAATTTATCTTAACCATGGAAGATGTATCCGTTCAAGATCTCAGAACAATTGATAAAAATGGGACTTCAAAACATATAAGCATGAAAATTAAAAATAATCAAGACTACTACAGAGCTATTTACTTTAACGGTACTAAAAATATTCAAGAGCTCGGGATTAAAGATGGACAAAATATAGATATAATATTCACAGTTAGCGAAGATTTCTACAATCAAAGTGATAAAATTCTAAAAATTATGGACATTAAAAAGAGAGTAAATTAATGCTTAGCATAAAAAGCTTTATTCTTATGAGCTTCATTATTTTATTCAATATTAATGTAGCAAATGATACTGCATTAATGGGTTGTTATAAAAGAGAAGTTTTTCAAGGAGAATGCACTTACTTTGCAAGCAACAAAAATTTTAAAAAACTATCCCTATTAAGTAATAATAAAAAGCCTATTTTAAGCTCTTATCCCTTTAAATTTAAAGTAGATAACAAAACATATCATATAGCTCTACTAGGAATTACACCAATGATTAAAGAAGGAATAAGGGAAATTGAAATAGAATTTGAGAATAAAAAATACATCAAGGAAATAGAAATAAAAAAATTCGAATTTAAAAAAACAACTGTCAAGTTAGATAAAAAAAAAGCAACACTTTTTAAGCGTCAAAAGTCAGCAAAAGCCAAAGAACAAGCTCTCATATTATGGAATATAATTGGAAACATAGGAGACACAACAATATACCACTACGATACCTTAGTTCACCCTATCAAAGACCAATATAGAATAAGCAGTCCTTATGGAGACCAAAGAATTTATATGCAAGACAATAAAAAAATATCAAAACTCACAATGCATAACGGTAAAGATTATGCGACTTTTAAAAGAGAAAAAACACCTATTTTCGCAGCTGGCAGAGGGAAAGTAGTATTTGCAAGAGATAGGGAAATTACTGGAAAAACTGTAATTATTCAACACTTACCGGGTGTATTTACAATTTATTTACATCTATCAAAATTTGGAGTTACAGAAAACAAAATAGTTCACACAGGAGAATATATTGGACATGTTGGAAACACAGGAATTTCAACAGGACCTCATCTACACTTTGAAGTTAGAATTAATGGAGTTGCTATAAATCCAGATTTCTTCTTAGAACACATGCTTATTGACAAAAATAGAATAATCAATCATATTAAAAGAATAGAGTAATAAAGGGGGTGATTTTTTGGTAACTGTCAATGTGGACAAAAATGAAGGTCTAGAAAAAGCATTGAAACGTTTTAAAAGAATGATTGAGAAAGAAGCAATAATTCGAGAATGGAAAAGAAGAGAATACTATGAGAAGCCGTCCACCATTCGAGTGAAGAAAGAAAAAGCATTCAAAAGAAAACAAGCTAAAAAAGTCAGAAAATTAAAACAAAAAATTGGAAGACAATAAAAGAGAGATATTCTACATTGAATATCTCTCTTTTATTTTAAACTAAATAAAGACATCTCGTGGTTTTGAGCCCTTTATAGGACCTACATATCCCATCTCTTCCATAAGTTCAATAATCCTTGCAGCTCTATTGTACCCTATTTTGAGTCGTCTTTGCAGATAGGAAGCAGAGGCCTTCTTAGTAGAACGAACAATCTCAAGAGCTTCTTCAAACATAGGTTCATCTGAAGGGTCAAGAGCTACCTTATCTGCCTCACCTACACTATCAATAAATATCTCATCATCAATATAATTTGGAGCGCCAAATTTCTTCACCTCTTCAACTAATCTGTAAACTTCCTTTTCATTCAAAAATCCACCTTGAATTCTTTGAGGGAAAGGAGTAGTAGGACTAACATAAAGCATATCCCCTCTTCCTAAAAGCTTCTCAGCACCTGAAGTTCCAAGAATTATCCTTGAATCCATAGCACTAGCTACCATAAAAGAAATTCTTGAAGGAAAATTAGCCTTTATTACTCCCGTAATAACATCAACAGACGGTCTTTGAGTAGCAAGAACCAAATGTATTCCAACAGCCCTAGCCATAGCTGCAAGTCTAGAAATTAAATTCTCCAAATCTTTTCTTGCAGAAAGGATAAGATCTGCAAATTCATCAATAATAATTACAAGATAAGGCAAAGGGACTTCATTTAATCCCTCTTCTATTATTTTTCTATTATAAGCATTAATATCTCTGACAAGAAAATTATCAAGAAGTACATATCTTCTCTCCATCTCATCAAGACACCAACGAAGAGCCTCTAAAGCTCTATTTACATCAGTAATAACAGGAGTTAGCAAATGTGGAATATCATTAAAAAGCTTAAGTTCAACTATTTTAGGATCTATCATTATAAGTTTAATTTCATCTGGTGACTTAGAAAAAAGAATAGAAGCAATAAGCGAGTTAACACAAACTGACTTACCAGCCCCAGTAGCACCTGCTATTAAAAGGTGAGGAGCATTAACAAGATCAAAAACAACATTACCTCCACTAATTTCTTTACCAAGTGCAAAAGGAATTTTGAAATTATCTCTAAATTCTTTACTATCTATTATCTCTGAGATTAAAATAAACTCACGTCTTTTATTAGGAATTTCAATCCCTACAGCTTCTTTGCCAGGTATTGGTGCGATAATCCGAACTCTAACTGCTGCAAGCCTTAGGGCAATGTTATCCGATATAGAAGTTATCCTTGAAAGCTTAATACCCTTGTCGGGACGAACAGCATACATAGTAACAACAGGGCCTTTAATAACATCAATAAGCTTAGCATTAATATTAAATTCTTTAAAAGTTTCCTGTAAAATCATTGATTGTTTTTGAATCTCTCTCTCATACTCAATGTCTTCTGTCTCACTCTTGGGCTCTCTTTTATCAAAAACAGAAATATCTATAAAATAGTCACTATTGTTTCTATTTGCTAATAAATTTTCACCTGAAACTTTAGCAATACTATCTATTATTCCCTTATGCCTTATATCACTAGCCTTAATTTTTCCACTAGCTACAAGCTTATTACTATCAAACTTTGACAACGGTTTATACCGAGATTCATCACTATCTAAATCATATTGAGCATCTTGCAAATCTTGATTTTCCATTAGTCTTTCATCTAATAATGTCTTATCCAATCCCTTTGACTGGTCAAAAACAGTTTTATCTAAATTCACACTAGAAGGTTTATTAGACTGTCTTAAAAATGTATTAAAAGACCACAATGCTTGATACTCTTCCCCATTAATAATATTATCCCTTTCACTAGAAGGTTCATTTTTATCCAAATCATTATCAAAATCTTCATATACTTTAATGTCTTTTTTAACCCTTAAAGAGCTTAAAAAAGGAAAATAAGCAAACAAACTTTCAAACAAGATTTTAAACTTAAATCCTAAAAACTGAACCGTATCTAGTATAAAATTAGTATTCTTGAAAAAGACATAATTCAAATAAATCCAAATAATAAATTCTAAAATTAAAACAAGAAAAATAAAAAAATTACCAAGAACTATTCCAAAATTACTCAAAAACCAATTAATAACATTAGAACCTTCAAGCTTAGAATTAATTTTTAACCAAAATGTTAGCGTAAAAAATAAAATAACTGTATAGTTCCAGTTAAATATAAATCTCTTACTAAGCATATTGTTTTTATAAACATACCAATTTACAAGAGGATAAAGTATTAAATAAAATGACAGAAATGAGAAAGTATTTAGCAACATTTGCCCTATTAAGTTAAAAATAAAAAATACAAATATATTCCCTATGGGAGTTAATGCTACACAAAGAGAAAATGATATAATAGCCAACATAAAAAAAAACAAAAATTGAAAATACTGATAAAAATTCTTCATACACTATTCACTCTATTAAAATTAAAAAAAGAAATAAACCACACTTGAGAGAGCAAATAAATAAGCTGAAAAATAATAAGTTTTGCTTCCTTTGAGTATCCTGACAAATAAACTTATTGAAAATAGTCCAATAACAAAAGCAATAACTGCTCCTAAGTTTATTTCAAAAATATTAAAAACCATATTCAAAGCAAATAACTCCTTTCGCTTCAAAAATAAACCCCCAAATACAATAGGAATCAAAGATAAAAATGAAATCTCGCATGCTTTTGGCCTGCTAAATCCAAGAAAAATTGAGGCAAAAATTGTAATTCCTGAACGAGAAATACCTGGCATTGCACCAATTCCCTGCATCACCCCAATAAAAATCCCTGAAAAGAGAACATTATTTTTAAAGTCAAAAATCAAAAGCCTAGATTCAAGTAATAACAATAAAATACCCGTTAAAACAAAGTTCAGTAAAACTATATTAAGAGTAAATATTCCTTCAAATGTTCCTATAAAAATACCAATAAACGCTGTGATAAAAGTAATCGTTAATATAAGTAATATTACCTTCAAATTCTCTAAATCCAATACAGTATTTTTTCTTAAAAAAAATCTTACTAAACTTAGACAAAGCTCTAATATTCGCCCTCGATAATAAATCATTACAACCAAAGCAGTTGCAAAGTGCAAATAAATATCAAATACTATTGGAATTTCAAGACCCATGAACTTTTTTAAAAGTAATAAATGGCCTGAACTAGATATAGGCAAAAACTCAGTAATTCCTTGTATAATTCCTAAAATAATAATCTTAAAAAGATTAACCATTAGTTCTCAACAATCTAGGCTCCCTTAGGAAATTTACCCACAATATACTCTACCACAGAATCTATGCCTTTACCCTCATATAAAGCATCATACAATACAGAATAAACTAATATTTTCTTAACATAATTCCTAGTTTGACCAAATGGGATTGCCTCAATGAAAAGTTCCTTAGGCATATGTCCATAAGCTTGGTCCCACTTACGCACATTGCCAATACCAGCATTATAAGATGCAAGAGCCTTATAAACATCTCCTATTGTTCCTATTCTTTTTTTTAAATAATAAGTTCCTATAATCACATTATCTTTTGGTTGCTTCAAATCATAATCATAGTATTTAATCTCTCTAGATATATCAACTGCCGTTGAAGGCATAACTTGCATAAGTCCAACAGCACCAGGCCTAGATACAGCATCTCTTTTAAAACTACTCTCGGCCTTTATTAAAGAGAAAACAAGACTAGACTCAAGCATTCGTCTCTTTGACCAATATTTCACCAAAGAACTATATAAATAAGGATAAAGACGCTTATAATCATCTCTATTTAAAGCTGAATTATCTTGCTTTACAAGATAATTAATAACAAGTGTAGCTTCATAATAATATTCATGCCTTATAAGCTCATCATAAAGCTCACGGTAAAAATTAGGTGAAAATCTATACCCATTCTTAAAATCATCCGCAACAAAAGCGCCAACATAAGCATGCAGATTAAATCTCAAAAAGCCCTCTAGGAAACTTTCATAATCAGACTGCTCATAATCAATATCTAAATTATTTTCAAAAAAATCATCAATGTTTTGATCCAATAAATATTTGCTCATAAAAGAAGAATAAGACGCCTTGTTATATTGAATCGAAGATCGTAAGAGCTCGCCATACTCACTCTCTGATTTAGCCTTAATCAATTTATGATATATAAGTCTTGCATTAATAAAGGCAAGCCTAGATAAAACAACACCATCAAGTACACCTTTACCATTACGATAGAGCGCATATAAATTATCATAATCCTCAAGTTGAATAGCCTCTAAAATATATTCATCCAATATCCTAATAAATACAGGATTACTGCTATCTCTATTCGTATAAAATCTAGCTATGTTTTGTGAAAAATAATTCCTCGCATTCTGCGTAAATATCAAATTGCTAAAAATCTCATTAAGCATTTCAAGCCTATAAGATTTATTTTCTAAAGAACTATTTTCTATATACCCAACTATACTATGCAACCCATTTGCCGTTTTTAATCTTAAGTTTATAAGTCCCAAATAGTATTCCTTATAAACACTATTCAAATTACTAAAAAAAGATAACGCCTTGCCTATGCGCCCTGAAGCCAAAAAAACCTTATAAACATCATTTAAAAATACAAAATTATTATAATATTCCTTAAAATCATTACTTAATGTATTTATTGCACTCTCTAGTTTCCCATTAGCAACTAGGGCTTTAAACCTAACAAGATTTAAAAAACTCTTACTCAGGCGTCCAAATCTCTCATCCAAAATAAGATAATCATGAGCCCTTACATGTAAATAACCTGCCGGCAAATCCTCAAATAACTTTCTAAAATAAACCAATGATTCATTAATATCCGCAATATTAAAATAAAGAACAGCTTTAAATAAAATATTCTCATTCAGCTGAGATTCTAAAAAATTCATTTTATCCAGTTTATTTAAAACTAAAAGAGCCTCATCATTCTTTTTTTGCCAATAAAGACTTTTAAAATATCCCAATACAACATACTTATTGTCTTCATATTTTTTGTAAAGCTTCCGTCCAATAAGTTCAGCCTCATAATATTCTCTTCTTGCATTATGGTATTCCAGAAGCCTAACACCAGCAAATTGTGATACAATATCATTACCAGTCTCTATTGCTTTAAGCATATATTCCCTAAATTTTTCTTCATATCCTATTTTCCTAAAAAGATAGGCAACATACACATACGAACTTGAATCTATACCAAAATATTCATCAAAATTTTGTTTCTCATAATCAAAATTCCATAACCAGTTTAAATGATTTAAATCAAAATGATCCAAATTCCTCTGTACCACACTTCCATTCAAAGATTTTCTTTCAAAAGAACAAGATAATAAACTTAATAACAAAAAAATAAAAACAGATTTACTGAATAAAAAAAATACTTTCTTAAACATAATCACTTCTTTCATGCTTTTTAACTTTTTCTTCCTCACATACATAATGATAAGAAATTTTCAAATTTCTAGGATTTAAAACTTTAGAAAAAATCAAAAATAATGAAAAAAATATCAACAGAAATAAAGAAATAAGACTTAAATAAAGCATAAAGGTTTGCATAAAACCTTCCTTTGAATCTGAATCTAACTGATCATCCTCAATACCCATACCCAAGCCTTTGCTAGTATCTAAAACAACATCATCAGCCGGTCTATCTCCCAACCCTTTATCAATATCTGCAATAATATCATCAACACTCAAATCATCAGAATAAGAATCTTTAAAACTGGCTACATTAACACTACTAAAATCAATATCTTCATCCTCAATGAATTTCATAACATTATTATCAGAATCAAAACTAACATCACTAGCTTCAGAGGGAAAATCATCTAAACCAGACCCATCTCTTTCTACATTATCCCCATCATTAACAAAATTAAGAAGCTCCCTACCCACCTCATCATTCCCATTCTCAAAGGTGTCTCTATTAAGATTATCATCCACCTCTTCTAAATTAAGGTTAGAATCAAAATCTAAAGCACTAAATGTGTCCTCACCTTTGTCTAATGAATTAGATATATCTAAATTACCCTCATTAACAAAACTCTCTTCACTTAAAGAATTTAAGTCCTCTGTATTAGGCAAATCATCAACATCATCTAAGATATCCAAGGAAGAATTATCTTTATCTTGCTCAAAATCACTGTTTAAATTTTCAGCAGAGATATCCTCAAACTCTAAATCACCAGAACCAGAAACAAGTACATCTTCAACTTGACTATCCTCAACAGAATCACTAAGCTCAACCGAATCTACATCAAGATTAACCAAGCTCAAATCAAACTTAGATTTACTCTCAATCCCATCACACTCACCATAAACATAAAGCATCGTAGAATCCATTCTAAAATAAACATTTATATCCGAACTTTCTTCTTTAAGATTATCTAAGAAAAAAGACCCGACAAGAACAGGATTAGAAAAATCTTCAGCCTTACTAATGTAAAAATCCAACTTCACATTAGTTTCATCTACAAGCTTACCCAATACCACTTTTTTTACAGAACTATCTTCCAAGTCCAAAACTGAAAAATACTCTTTATTAGAAAGCCTTATTGCTAAAAACCCTTTCAAGAATTCCAACCTTTTTGTTTTTTTACAAAAACAAATTTATGAATAATAATTATAATATAATATAAGTTGAATTATATTCAACTTATATCTAGTTTTTATTCAAAATAAAAACACTTTGATTATGTTTTATATTTTTCATATGATATTACTAAATATAAGTTTAGGAGAAATTTAGGTGTTACCATTATTCATAATAGTTTCCTCATTTACAGTATCTTTTTTGGTATTTTTATTTTTCAAGCTTGCAATAAAAACTACACAAATAAGAGAAAAAGGTATACATGATAACAAGTCAGATAGAACAAAAAAATTAATAGAAAAAGCTATGAATATGCTCAAAACAAATCCAAATGAAATAAGAGCTCTTCAAACTTTAAACAATTATTATTATGACAATAAAGATTCTGAGAATGGAATTAAATATGCTAAAAAATTATGTCAACTTATAGAAAAAAATCCTATAAGCCAAGATATAGACTCTCTTAAAGCTTTTTTAAGCTACGGTTTTTATAATCTTGAGAGAAATTTTAATAGAGAAGCATTAGAGTTCCTTAAAAAGGCCTATGCAATAAAAAAGAATGATACAGATGTTAACTATTATCTTGGAATAGCTTTCCTCAGAAACGACTATTACAAAGAAGCTCTCCATTATCTCACAAAAATATACAAATTTGATAAAAATAATCATCAAGCTTTAAAATACATAGGAATAGTTCTTTTTCATATGGAAAATTATCATAAAGCCGTTGGGATATTTAATAACATAAAAAATTACATACAAAATGATGTCAATGCTCTTTTAATTTATGCTAAATGCCTATCTCAACTCAATCAAGATCGCCTTGCTCTTGAAATTGCAGATAAACTAAAACACAGAGACGGAATGACATACGAATCTCTTTTAATTGAGTGTGAAATTCATGCAAAAAATAATAACCTGGAAAACTTAGAAGAAAATGTTAAAGAACTAATTAAAGTAAAACCTGATTTGCCTAAAAAAATATTCCTTGAACTCTTTTATAAACTAGGTGAGCTTTACATAGAATCTGAAAACTATCAAAAAGCAACCGATGTTTTTATTCAAGTTGAAAGAGTAGACTCAAACTATAAAAAAATCAACGAAAAACTAGAATTTAGTAGAAGGCTAAGCGAAAATCTATCACTTAGAACATATCTTAAAAGTTCAAAAGAAAAATTTGAAAAATTAGCTAGTGAAATTATCCTTAAACTTTATAAAAATAAGTTCCAAATAAGAGACGCAAAGACAAATGAAGTAACTTCTCAATTTATAGACATAAATTTTCAACTTGCAAATAATCAATGGGAAGAAAATTTAATAGTCCGATTTGTTAGGACAGAACAAGAGATTCTAGGAGAATTATTTTTAAAAGATCTTATTTCAAAAACTAAAGAAAATAAATTAAAAGGACTCTGCATAGCACCAGCCATATTTTCTGCTAAAGCTAAACAAATAATTGAAGGTAGATTAATTGACCTAGTAGAAGGGAAAAAACTAATACAAATATTAAAAAAAGTGAATATATCAAAGTATCACTAATCTATCTAAGATACTTCATAGGATTTTCTGTTTTTCCATTTTTAAAAATAGTGAAATGTAAATGATTTCCCGTGCTATACCCTGTGCTCCCCATATGTCCTATCACTTGTCCCCTTGAAACTCTTTGACCAACTTTAACCGCAAAAGAACCTAAATGAGCATAAAGAGTCTGAAAGCCATGATTATGCGAGATAACAATATATTTTCCATACCCTCCCGCATTAAACCCAGTTGTTACTACAATGCCCTCCTTTGCTGCCACAATGGGTGTATTAGCCGCATTTGCAATATCAATCCCATTATGAAAACTAATAACCCTAGTAAAGGGATCCGGACGATATCCATAACCAGAGGTAATAACTCCTTGAGTTGGAAAAAGAAAAGTTTCTCCCAAAGCATCTCTAAGTGTCTCCTTAGGCATTCTCCCTCCCGGAATAAAGAGCTTTTGACCTAAAGAGAGTACCTCATTATCAAGATTGTTAGCATCAAGAATATCTACTTTGCTAGTGTTATATTTCTTTGCAATTGATGATAAAGAATCATTCCTCTCAACAGTATAAAGAATTCCTTTCATATTAGGCACATTAATTACTAAATTAGGCCTAATATTCCTTACATCTTTAATATTATTGTAAGAGATTAAAGTTTCACTTGTTATGTTATACCTAGAGGCAACATGAGAAAGTGTTTCTCCTGGTTTAATTTTGTGCTCAACAACTTTTAAAATCAAAGGCTTTTTTAATCCTTCATAGTTATCTCCATTTGCTGCAAATATGTCATTATTGATCTGATTGAAATCTTGATCGCTATAGTATAAAAAAGTATCAATAAAATAATCCTTGGGAAAACTAAGTCTATTTAGAAAAATATAGGAACCGTAATACGAAAAAATATCTAAATAAAAGACTAAAATTAAAACAAAGATTAAGGCATTCAATCTAAAAATAAAATTAAACCCAAGACTAACACTAAAAGGATTTTCCAGCTTAAGTCCAACATGTTTATAAGAATATTGATATTTATAACGCTTAATATTTATTGTTCTATACTTAACTAAATTGAAAAATAATTTAATTATATAAAAAGGTTTTTTAAAAAAATTCATAAATCGAAAAGATTTATTACTTTTCTTTCTACTCAGATTGGCAATATTACTAAAATCTTTTAATTCAAAATCACCTTTAGTGGTTTTACTAAACAAAAAATTTTTATTTCTTTTCCCTAGATTCTGTCCCTTTTTTGGTATAATCATAATATGCCTTATTATACACTAGAAATATCTATTTCTTAAAAAGCATTTAATGGAAATTCTTAAAACTATAATAAAAATATATAAACACCAGATAGCCTCTATTATGCTAGCTCTATTATTATTGTTAATAATTATTAAATTGCCTCTATCCTTTTACCTAGTCAAAGGTTCTTCAATGTTGCCTATACTTATAGAAAAAAATTGGATAATAAGTAACAACTTAGCATATGGAATAAAACTAGGCAACAGAGGAAAATACATGGTTCTATGGAATACACCTAAAAAAAACGATATGGTAATTATTAAAGATCCCATAACAAGGAAAGCGTCAGTTAAAAAAATTTTCGCTATACCAGGAGAACCCTTCACAAGAGTACAAAAAAATATAATAAGTATTGATAATTTAAATTTCAATATAAAAGAAAAACATTTGGACATGTTAAAGAATACATCAATTCCAAAAAATTATTACCTAGTTATAGGAGAAAATAAACAAGTTTCCCTTGACTCCAGAGAGTATGGATTTATAAATATAAATAGCATAATTGGTAAAATAATATATAGACTATAATAAGTAGTAACCCATAAAACTAATCATCTAGCATTGTATCAGAATCAATCTCTTCAAAAGCAATAATACCTTCCTTTCCCTGTACGCTACTATTATAAGAACTAGTTATCCTTATTTCAATGGATTTAGAAATATTAGTATCTAAATCCATTGCAGCAACATTTAAGATACCACTCTCATTTAAACTAAAAAGTATCTCTATCTTTGGAATACCCCTTGAAGCTTTTTGTATATTGCTAAAGAAAAATCTACCTATAGAATAATTTAAAGAAGACTTTCTATGTTCTCCCTGCAGTACATGTATTTCAATCTCTTCTTGACAATCATTAGTTGTTGTAAAAATTCTTCTCTCACAAGCTGGCAACGGAGTATTTCTCTTAATTAAAGTAAAAAATCCATCGTTGCAAGTCTCAATTCCAAGAGAATAAGGTGTTACATCTTTAAAATTAATAAGAGCATTATTATTTAACAAACTAAAAGCTTGAATACTTGCCCCACTTGAGACAACCTCATCTTGATTTAAAGAATCTAAAACCTCAATTTTAGGAAAAGCTTCCCTTAATCTCTGCTTAACCAAAGGAATCCTAGTTGAACCTCCTGAAAGTACTATTTTTGAAATACTCTCAGGGTTAACCCCTGAATCAGAAATGCAATCATTAGTAAGATTAATGGTTTTGTCTATGAATTCATTAATCATAGACTCAAAATCATCTCTTTTAAGTTTATATTCTAAATGTTCACCATTAAGAAAAGGCAATACAATACTAACTTCATTCATAATAGATAAATTCTTTTTAGCTTCTTCAATTCTGTCTCTTATTTGCTCGAGAAGAACAACATCATCCAAATTAATATCAGGATATTTTGTTCTAAAACTATTTAAAACATCTCTTTCTATTTTTTCGTTAAAATTATTTCCGCCAAGCCTATTTTCACCCTTAATTGATAGAACAGTATAAGTATCATCCTGTTTTTCTAAAAGAGTAACATCAAAAGTACCACCACCAAGATCATAAACAAGAAACGACCCTTCTACTTGCTTTTCAAAAGCATAAGATATAGCAGCTGCTGTTGGCTCATTAAGTATTGCTCTACAATGCAAACCTGCAAGACTTGCAGCTTCTACTATGCCTCTTCTTTGCACTTCAGAAAAATAAGCAGGTACCGTTATTACAGCATCACTTACTTCTTCTTCTAAAAATTTCTCAGCATTTTTTTTAATATGTAAAAGCAAATAAGAAGCAATATCCTCAGCTCTATATAAACCACTGCCTACCTTATAAGAAATTCCAGTACCTATATTAACTTTAAAATTATAAAAAGTTTTATCCGGATTCACCAATATCTGATATTTAGCAGGACTGCCAACAATAATACCAGAATCTGTAAAAGATACAACAGAAGGCGTCATTCTTTCCCCTCTATCATTTAATATCACTCTAGAAGTAGTGTCAAAATAAGACACTACCGTATTTGTAGTCCCAAAATCTATCCCTATCCACTTTTTCATCAACTACCCCTATGAATTGAAATAATCAACTCAATTTCTCCCAAATCTAATTTCAACTTCTTAGAAATAATTTCCAAAGACATCCCCTGTTCATAAAGTGAAATAACTTGTTGGCGAATATCATATCCTTCCTTTATTATATTTTTCTCAATAGTAGGTATTGAATAATCTAAATTATTTTTATAAACACTAGAGTCACCTTTAGTGCCAAAATTATTATTTCCCATTGACATCGAATTAGAATTAAATCCTAATAATCTCTGATCTAGTATTTCGATCCTCTCATCAACTTCTTTAATAATCCTATTTAAACTCTCAATTTTTATCTCAATAATATTTATATTACGATC from Borrelia turcica IST7 includes the following:
- a CDS encoding tetratricopeptide repeat protein is translated as MLPLFIIVSSFTVSFLVFLFFKLAIKTTQIREKGIHDNKSDRTKKLIEKAMNMLKTNPNEIRALQTLNNYYYDNKDSENGIKYAKKLCQLIEKNPISQDIDSLKAFLSYGFYNLERNFNREALEFLKKAYAIKKNDTDVNYYLGIAFLRNDYYKEALHYLTKIYKFDKNNHQALKYIGIVLFHMENYHKAVGIFNNIKNYIQNDVNALLIYAKCLSQLNQDRLALEIADKLKHRDGMTYESLLIECEIHAKNNNLENLEENVKELIKVKPDLPKKIFLELFYKLGELYIESENYQKATDVFIQVERVDSNYKKINEKLEFSRRLSENLSLRTYLKSSKEKFEKLASEIILKLYKNKFQIRDAKTNEVTSQFIDINFQLANNQWEENLIVRFVRTEQEILGELFLKDLISKTKENKLKGLCIAPAIFSAKAKQIIEGRLIDLVEGKKLIQILKKVNISKYH
- a CDS encoding peptidoglycan DD-metalloendopeptidase family protein, coding for MIIPKKGQNLGKRNKNFLFSKTTKGDFELKDFSNIANLSRKKSNKSFRFMNFFKKPFYIIKLFFNLVKYRTINIKRYKYQYSYKHVGLKLENPFSVSLGFNFIFRLNALIFVLILVFYLDIFSYYGSYIFLNRLSFPKDYFIDTFLYYSDQDFNQINNDIFAANGDNYEGLKKPLILKVVEHKIKPGETLSHVASRYNITSETLISYNNIKDVRNIRPNLVINVPNMKGILYTVERNDSLSSIAKKYNTSKVDILDANNLDNEVLSLGQKLFIPGGRMPKETLRDALGETFLFPTQGVITSGYGYRPDPFTRVISFHNGIDIANAANTPIVAAKEGIVVTTGFNAGGYGKYIVISHNHGFQTLYAHLGSFAVKVGQRVSRGQVIGHMGSTGYSTGNHLHFTIFKNGKTENPMKYLR
- the lepB gene encoding signal peptidase I codes for the protein MEILKTIIKIYKHQIASIMLALLLLLIIIKLPLSFYLVKGSSMLPILIEKNWIISNNLAYGIKLGNRGKYMVLWNTPKKNDMVIIKDPITRKASVKKIFAIPGEPFTRVQKNIISIDNLNFNIKEKHLDMLKNTSIPKNYYLVIGENKQVSLDSREYGFININSIIGKIIYRL
- a CDS encoding Hsp70 family protein: MKKWIGIDFGTTNTVVSYFDTTSRVILNDRGERMTPSVVSFTDSGIIVGSPAKYQILVNPDKTFYNFKVNIGTGISYKVGSGLYRAEDIASYLLLHIKKNAEKFLEEEVSDAVITVPAYFSEVQRRGIVEAASLAGLHCRAILNEPTAAAISYAFEKQVEGSFLVYDLGGGTFDVTLLEKQDDTYTVLSIKGENRLGGNNFNEKIERDVLNSFRTKYPDINLDDVVLLEQIRDRIEEAKKNLSIMNEVSIVLPFLNGEHLEYKLKRDDFESMINEFIDKTINLTNDCISDSGVNPESISKIVLSGGSTRIPLVKQRLREAFPKIEVLDSLNQDEVVSSGASIQAFSLLNNNALINFKDVTPYSLGIETCNDGFFTLIKRNTPLPACERRIFTTTNDCQEEIEIHVLQGEHRKSSLNYSIGRFFFSNIQKASRGIPKIEILFSLNESGILNVAAMDLDTNISKSIEIRITSSYNSSVQGKEGIIAFEEIDSDTMLDD